From Corvus cornix cornix isolate S_Up_H32 chromosome 5, ASM73873v5, whole genome shotgun sequence, the proteins below share one genomic window:
- the CPT1A gene encoding carnitine O-palmitoyltransferase 1, liver isoform: MAEAHQAVAFQFTVTPDGIDLRMSHEALKQIYLSGVYSWKKKFIRFKNGIITGVYPASPSSWLIVVVGVMSTMYAKVDPSLGIIAKINRTLDTTGYMSNQTQNIVSGVLFGTGLWVALIVTMRYSLKMLLSYHGWMFSEHGKLTAGTRLWMALVKLFSGRKPMLYSFQTSLPRLPVPAVKDTVNRYLESVRPLMDDEEFKRMEGLAKDFAFNLGPRLQWYLKLKSWWATNYVSDWWEEYIYLRGRGPIMVNSNYFAMDFLSLYPTTLQAARAGNVIHATLLYRKKLDRQEIKPILLMGSTVPLCSAQWERMFNTSRIPGEESDTLQHVKDSKHIVVYHKGRYFKVWLYHDGRLLRPREIEQQIQRILDDDSEPQPGEEKLAALTAGDRVPWAKARQAYFSRGKNKQSLDAVEKAAFFVTLDDIEQGYRKEDPVRSLDAYAKSLIHGRCYDRWFDKTFTLIVFKNGRIGLNAEHSWADAPIVGHLWENVMATEYLELGYSADGHCKGDTNPNIPIPTKLQWEIPEECQEVIEKSLSTAVALADDVDFCSFYFDAFGKGLIKKVKTSPDAFVQLALQLAHYRDMGKFSLTYEASMTRLFREGRTETVRSCTVESSRFVQAMEDATESTENKLKLFGLAAAKHQHLYRLAMTGAGIDRHLFCLYIVSKYLAVDSPFLKEVLSEPWRLSTSQTPQQHVDLKKNPEMLASGGGFGPVADDGYGVSYIILGENSIHFHISSKVSCSETDSHRFGKNIQKAMVDIMGLFNLGKNCTK; this comes from the exons ATGGCGGAAGCTCATCAGGCAGTAGCTTTTCAATTTACAGTAACTCCAGATGGGATTGACCTGCGTATGAGCCATGAGGCACTCAAACAGATTTACCTGTCTGGTGTCTATTCATGGAAGAAGAAGTTCATCAGATTCAAG aatgGAATTATCACCGGCGTTTATCCTGCGAGCCCATCTAGCTGGCTTATTGTAGTTGTGGGTGTGATGTCAACAATGTATGCCAAAGTTGATCCTTCCTTAGGAATAATAGCTAAGATCAACCGAACACTTGATACAAC TGGCTATATGTCAAACCAAACACAGAACATTGTGAGTGGAGTACTTTTTGGCACAGGGCTTTGGGTTGCCCTTATTGTCACAATGCGCTACTCCCTGAAAATGCTGCTCTCCTACCATGGTTGGATGTTCTCTGAGCATGGCAAGCTTACTGCTGGCACCAGGTTGTGGATG gcCCTTGTAAAACTCTTCTCAGGGCGTAAGCCCATGTTGTACAGTTTCCAGACATCTTTACCACGATTGCCAGTTCCAGCTGTTAAAGACACAGTTAACAGG TATCTGGAGTCAGTTCGACCACTTATGGATGATGAAGAGTTCAAAAGAATGGAGGGTCTTGCCAaagattttgcatttaatttggGACCAAGGCTTCAATGGTATTTGAAGCTAAAATCCTGGTGGGCCACCAATTAT gttAGTGATTGGTGGGAAGAATATATCTACCTTAGAGGACGTGGACCGATTATGGTTAATAGTAACTATTTTGCAATG GACTTCCTTTCTTTGTATCCCACAACTCTGCAGGCAGCTAGAGCTGGTAATGTTATCCATGCCACCCTGCTCTATCGGAAAAAACTGGACAGACAAGAAATCAAGCCA ATTCTTCTGATGGGATCTACTGTTCCACTCTGCTCAGCTCAGTGGGAAAGGATGTTTAATACTTCCCGTATCCCGGGAGAGGAATCAG ATACCCTCCAGCATGTGAAAGACAGCAAACACATTGTTGTGTATCACAAGGGCCGGTACTTCAAAGTGTGGCTGTACCATGATGGCAGATTGTTGAGACCCCGAGAAATTGAACAGCAAATACAGAGAATTCTTGATGATGATTCAGAACCTCAGCCTGGTGAAGAGAAACTTGCAGCTCTTACTGCAGGAGATAG agtaCCATGGGCTAAGGCTCGTCAGGCTTATTTTAGCCGTGGAAAGAACAAACAGTCCCTAGATGCTgttgaaaaagcagcattttttgtgACATTGGATGACATCGAGCAGGGGTACAGGAAAGAAGATCCAGTGAGGTCACTGGATGCATATGCGAAATCACTGATACATGGCAGATGTTACGACAG GTGGTTTGATAAGACATTCACTCTTATAGTATTCAAAAATGGCAGAATTGGTCTGAATGCAGAGCACTCCTGGGCAGATGCTCCTATTGTTGGACACCTGTGGGAG AATGTGATGGCAACTGAGTATCTTGAACTGGGCTATTCAGCAGATGGCCATTGCAAAGGAGATACCAATCCAAATATTCCTATTCCTACTAAACTGCAGTGGGAAATTCCAGAAGAA tgCCAAGAAGTGATTGAGAAGTCTCTGAGCACTGCCGTAGCTCTAGCAGATGATGTGGActtctgttcattttattttgatgcttTTGGGAAAGGACTAATAAAGAAAGTGAAAACCAGCCCTGATGCCTTTGTGCAGCTTGCCCTGCAGCTTGCTCACTATCGG GATATGggaaaattttctttaacataTGAAGCGTCTATGACACGCTTGTTCCGAGAAGGCAGGACCGAGACGGTTCGTTCGTGCACTGTTGAGTCCTCTCGTTTTGTTCAAGCCATGGAAGATGCAACTGAAAGT aCTGAAAATAAGCTGAAGTTGTTtgggctggcagctgccaaACATCAGCACTTGTATCGCCTTGCCATGACTGGGGCTGGCATCGACCGCCACCTCTTCTGCCTTTATATTGTGTCCAAGTACCTCGCTGTAGATTCTCCTTTCCTCAAGGAA GTTTTGTCAGAACCTTGGAGGCTGTCAACAAGTCAGACACCACAGCAGCACGTTGACCTGAAGAAGAACCCAGAGATGTTAGCCTCTGGTGGAGGGTTTGGACCG GTGGCTGATGATGGGTATGGTGTTTCTTACATTATCTTGGGTGAAAATTCCATTCATTTCCACATCTCCAGCAAAGTATCTTGTTCTGAAACG gattcTCATCGCTTTGGAAAGAACATCCAGAAAGCAATGGTTGACATCATGGGTTTATTTAACCTTGGTAAAAACTGTACAAAGTGA